The proteins below are encoded in one region of Takifugu rubripes chromosome 1, fTakRub1.2, whole genome shotgun sequence:
- the atad1b gene encoding outer mitochondrial transmembrane helix translocase, with the protein MMVLREVPVENITRPIGRNEVIGLLFRLTIFGAVTYFTIKWMVDAIDPTRKQKVEAQKQAEKLMRQIGVKNVKLSEYEMSIAAHLVDPLSLQITWTDIAGLDDVITELKETVILPVQKRHLFQNSRLLQPPKGVLLYGPPGCGKTLIAKATAKEAGFRFINLQPSTLTDKWYGESQKLAAAVFSLAVKLQPSIIFIDEIDSFLRSRSSSDHEATAMMKAQFMSLWDGLDTDSHLQVIIMGATNRPQDLDSAILRRMPSRFHINQPSVRQREQILRLILENEKVDPSVDLGSIAMETEGFSGSDLREMCRDAALLCVRDFVHLQSDRLTEESVRSINHSDLQKSITKLKKSKSVGGVGVLLHAALD; encoded by the exons atgatggtgctgagagaGGTTCCAGTAGAAAACATTACCCGCCCTATTGGGAGGAATGAAGTCATCGGCTTGCTGTTCCGGCTCACTATATTTGGTGCGGTCACCTACTTCACCATCAAGTGGATGGTCGATGCAATCGACCCAACCAGGAAACAGAAGGTGGAGGCCCAGAAACAG GCGGAGAAGTTGATGCGTCAGATTGGAGTTAAAAATGTGAAACTGTCTGAATATGAAATGAGTATTGCAGCTCATCTGGTTGACCCACTCAGCCTGCAG atcaCCTGGACTGACATTGCTGGTCTGGACGATGTCATCACAGAGCTGAAGGAGACCGTTATCTTACCCGTCCAGAAAAGACATCTGTTCCAGAACTCCCGGCTCCTGCAGCCCCCTAAAG gtGTGCTCCTGTACGGCCCTCCAGGCTGTGGTAAAACGCTGATCGCTAAGGCAACAGCTAAAGAGGCTGGATTTCGCTTCATTAACCTGCAGCCCAGCACCCTGACGGACAAGTGGTACGGAGAGTCCCAGAAGCTGGCCGCCGCCGTCTTCTCCTTGGCTGTGAAACTGCAACCCTCGATCATCTTCATCGATGAAATAG ACTCATTCCTGAGGAGCCGATCCAGCTCTGACCACGAAGCCACCGCCATGATGAAGGCTCAGTTCATGAGTCTGTGGGACGGTCtggacacagactctcaccttcag GTGATTATCATGGGAGCCACGAACCGTCCTCAGGACCTGGACTCTGCTATTCTAAGGAGGATGCCAAGCAGGTTCCACATCAATCAGCCT agtgtgagacagagagaacaaATCCTGCGACTTATCCTGGAGAACGAGAAG GTTGACCCGTCTGTTGACCTCGGCAgcattgccatggaaacagaaggCTTCtcaggaagtgacctcagaGAGATGTGTCGGGACGCTGCATTGCTGTGCGTGCGGGACTTTGTGCACCTGCAGAGCGACAG gcTAACAGAAGAATCAGTCCGTTCCATCAATCACTCAGATCTTCAGAAATCCATCACCAAGTTGAAGAAGTCAAAGTCGGTGGGCGGAGTCGGTGTTCTGCTGCACGCGGCTCTGGACTGA